In the genome of Magnolia sinica isolate HGM2019 chromosome 2, MsV1, whole genome shotgun sequence, one region contains:
- the LOC131236975 gene encoding uncharacterized protein LOC131236975, whose translation MEAAEGKPDAQLFQLLTNLLHQVESLTNTEEVELRAKIEALGLEVTKVPSKPSEHLDELEIAKELDKLSAKLDDVDEMISSAMAADPQVQSLLSSTAELWMPVITATSDERRSFTAPIDDSNCETKGQTLTDS comes from the exons ATGGAAGCAGCAGAAGGAAAACCGGATGCCCAGCTCTTTCAGCTCCTCACCAATCTCCTTCACCAG GTGGAATCACTGACAAATACAGAAGAAGTGGAATTGCGTGCCAAAATCGAGGCACTTGGGTTAGAAGTCACCAAAGTGCCATCCAAGCCATCTGAGCATCTCGATGAG TTGGAGATAGCCAAGGAGTTAGACAAACTATCAGCCAAGCTTGATGATGTGGATGAGATGATCTCTTCAGCCATGGCTGCGGACCCACAGGTGCAATCTCTCTTGAGTAGTACCGCGGAATTATGGATGCCAGTCATCACTGCGACTTCCGATGAACGGCGCAGTTTTACGGCGCCGATTGATGACAGTAATTGCGAAACCAAGGGACAGACCCTCACTGATTCTTGA